One genomic region from Candidatus Nanopelagicales bacterium encodes:
- a CDS encoding ParB N-terminal domain-containing protein, producing MYLPPRSVTADETPQPIADAVTFANELRPLTVEEFAELRSKIEAGGQRLPIDVDQHGRVLDGHHRLRVCVELGLPPVTRLVVVADDADALAHARESNEARRQLTREEKRESLKRSLIADPALSDRQHAAKTGVDHKTASAVRAELSPTGEIPQSENRVGADGRARPVSRLKAAARREAV from the coding sequence ATGTACCTGCCCCCGAGATCAGTGACCGCCGACGAGACGCCCCAGCCGATCGCGGACGCGGTGACGTTCGCCAACGAGCTTCGGCCGTTGACGGTGGAGGAGTTCGCGGAGCTGCGGAGCAAGATCGAGGCGGGGGGGCAGCGACTCCCGATTGATGTTGATCAGCATGGCCGTGTGCTGGATGGGCATCACCGTTTGCGTGTTTGTGTCGAGTTGGGGCTCCCGCCGGTGACGCGGCTGGTTGTGGTGGCGGACGATGCGGACGCCCTCGCGCATGCTCGGGAGTCGAATGAGGCGCGTCGCCAGTTGACGCGTGAGGAGAAGCGGGAGTCGTTGAAGCGGTCGCTCATCGCGGACCCTGCGTTGTCGGATCGGCAGCACGCCGCGAAGACCGGGGTTGATCACAAGACGGCGAGTGCGGTTCGAGCGGAGCTTTCTCCGACTGGGGAAATTCCCCAGTCGGAGAATCGCGTGGGCGCTGATGGTCGCGCGCGACCCGTGTCACGACTGAAGGCGGCGGCGAGGCGTGAAGCCGTC
- a CDS encoding HNH endonuclease signature motif containing protein: protein MIPARLAKYVQVNDSECWIWMGTVNSRGYGSVTNGHGKSMLAHRGAWEFVNGPIPDGLTVNHKCFQKRCLNTEHMELLTAGENTAHARRAIRCCPAGHDYTPENTRVNAAGHRSCRECANAQRAAARFAAALNIPTATLLPDEAAS, encoded by the coding sequence GTGATTCCGGCGAGGCTCGCCAAATACGTCCAGGTGAACGACTCCGAGTGCTGGATCTGGATGGGCACCGTCAACTCGCGCGGCTACGGCAGCGTGACGAACGGGCATGGCAAGTCGATGCTCGCCCATCGCGGCGCCTGGGAATTCGTGAACGGGCCGATCCCCGACGGGTTGACAGTGAATCACAAGTGCTTCCAGAAGCGGTGCTTGAACACCGAGCACATGGAGTTGTTGACGGCTGGGGAGAACACAGCGCATGCGAGGCGCGCGATCCGGTGTTGCCCCGCTGGGCATGACTACACGCCGGAGAACACCCGGGTGAACGCGGCGGGGCATCGGTCCTGCCGCGAATGCGCTAATGCCCAGCGCGCAGCAGCACGCTTCGCGGCCGCGCTCAACATCCCCACCGCCACCCTCCTACCCGACGAGGCCGCGTCGTGA